The genomic DNA CCTCGCCCGCGCGACCGAGCATGACCATCTGGTTCACGCGCACCTCGGTCATGTAGCGCTTCTGGCCGCTCTCCTTGTCCTCCCAGTCGCGCGTCTGCAGGCTGCCCTCGACGTAGAGCTGCTTGCCCTTCTTGCAGAAGCGCGCGAGCGTCTCGGCCGTCTTGCCGAAGAAGACCAGCCGATGCCACTCGGTGTGATCGCCCCAGTTGCCGTCGCGGTCCTTGCGCCGCTCCGTGGTGGCCAGCGTGGCGTTCGCGATCGCCGTCCCGCTCTGCGCGTAGCGCAGCTCGGGATCGCGGCCGAGATGCCCCACCAGGATGACCTTGTTGACGCCTGCCATGCCCTCTCCTTTCGGCCCACGCAGGGCCCGAGTCCCCTACCTCGAGCAGGGGCGGTGCCGCCGCGGCGCTCTCCCGAGCCGCCCGCGCCGCAAGCACTTGCCGCGGGGCGCCGGGAGCCGGCCGTCCTGACCGACCACGGCAGTTGACGAAAACGGGGCCCAGCGCAACCGCCGGCCCCGCCGAGGGGTGGAAGACGGGGATCGAACCCGCGGCCACTGGAACCACAATCCAGTGCTCTGCCAACTGAGCTACTTCCACCACGAGCGCTTCGCGGGAACGAAGCGCCTCAAGCTAGCGCCGCCGCCAGTGCCTGTCAAGTCGGCCCGGGCGCGCCGCCGGCGCCGGCACGGGGAGAGGCGACCCCGGGGGGACTCGAACCCACAACGTCCGGCTTAGAAGGCCGGTGCTCTATCCGATTGAGCTACGGGGTCTACTCGGGGCGGCCGGATTCGAACCGGCGACCACCGGCACCCAAAGCCGATGCGCTACCGGACTGCGCTACGCCCCGTGCCGGCCAGGATAGGCAAGGCTCGCAGGGCTGTCAACGCGGGAGCCGGTCGCGCCGCGCAGGCATGCCGCCGAAGCCTCTGGGCGAGTCGAGAAAAAAGCCCCGCCAGGCGGGGCTTGTGAAGATCGATCGGCCGGCGCGCGCCGGCCGACCGCGAATGCTGCGGGACCTACCAGCGACCGCCGCCGCCGGACTTGCGCTTGTCCTCGGCGTCGTTGACGCGCAGGGCGCGACCGTCCATCTCGTAGCCGTCCAGGTGCTCCTTGGCAGCCGTCGTGTCCTCCATCTCGACGAAGCCGAAGCCGCGCGGGCGGCCGGTCTCGCGATCGTTGATCAGGCTGACGGAGACGATGGTGCCATGCTTCCCGAAGAGCGTGCGCAGCTCCTGCTCGGTCGCGGTGAAGGGCAGGTTGCCCACGTAGAGTTTCTTGGCCATTGAAGGCTCCTTCATATCGCCCACGGATGGAATGACACTGGCAGGCCGGCCGCGAACGCTTCGCGGACACGGGCCTCTCCGATTCTCATGACCGAACGGTTCGATGGACGTCGCGCGGTGGGCGCTCAGGCAGGCATCGAGGGACGGAATTCGAGTCGACGCGGGCGATACGACGAATCGAAACAGAATGAGAAGTCACCATTGGGGCGCAATATAGTCAAGGCGCCACCCAGGCGCATCAGGCAATCTCAGCGCGGCAGCCGGCGCCCCAGATCGGCCAGCGCCCGATAGCGGTGGCTCAGCGCATTCTTCTCGGCCTGGGGGAGCGCGGCCAGCGTGCAACTGCTTTCGGGCAACCAGAATACGGGATCGTAGCCGAAACCGCCGCCGCCCGCCGGCGCCTCGGCAATGCGCCCCTCGACGATCCCCTCGCCGAGCAGCGGCTCGCCCCGCGGATCGACCACCAGCGCCATCA from bacterium includes the following:
- a CDS encoding single-stranded DNA-binding protein, encoding MAGVNKVILVGHLGRDPELRYAQSGTAIANATLATTERRKDRDGNWGDHTEWHRLVFFGKTAETLARFCKKGKQLYVEGSLQTRDWEDKESGQKRYMTEVRVNQMVMLGRAGEGGGGDWGGSQEGGAEDYDQDRPQSRGKERANAAGAAAGGAADDAGGAYSDDEDDLPF
- a CDS encoding RNA-binding protein; this translates as MAKKLYVGNLPFTATEQELRTLFGKHGTIVSVSLINDRETGRPRGFGFVEMEDTTAAKEHLDGYEMDGRALRVNDAEDKRKSGGGGRW